In Nostoc sp. GT001, a genomic segment contains:
- a CDS encoding KGK domain-containing protein encodes MNDEWEPLNPDDDVVHFYQEAFENLPRTQIVFQLFKEIKKIWAEYCTSSGSRVFGEGFECCVLIPGQQWRTGKIRVRLEFCPDETEVEDNRLDIKHENSPLDDLRQQLKEGKN; translated from the coding sequence ATGAATGATGAATGGGAACCTCTAAATCCTGATGATGATGTTGTGCATTTTTATCAAGAAGCATTTGAAAATTTACCCCGCACTCAAATAGTGTTTCAGTTATTCAAGGAAATCAAAAAAATTTGGGCAGAATACTGTACATCTTCAGGTTCAAGAGTATTTGGAGAAGGATTTGAATGTTGTGTTTTAATACCCGGTCAACAATGGCGGACAGGTAAAATTAGAGTGCGCCTAGAATTCTGCCCTGATGAAACTGAAGTCGAAGATAATCGATTAGACATCAAACACGAAAACTCTCCCCTTGACGACCTTCGGCAGCAACTAAAGGAAGGTAAAAACTAA
- the tilS gene encoding tRNA lysidine(34) synthetase TilS has translation MVWTPLHAKIHRTIRSRHLFERNQRLLIAVSGGQDSLCLIKLLLDLQSKWGWYLGIAHCDHRWRSDSEANANHVENLAKTWGISFYLETANKPINSEAAARDWRYQVLSAIAQANNYQYIVTGHTKSDRAETLLYNLIRGTGADGLQALTWQRPLTTGIVLVRPLLEITRIQTEQFCQEFKLPIWEDSTNQNLQYARNRIRQELIPYLRDNFNPQVESALAQTAELLQAEVEYLEKAAQELRDGALGVRHEEDSLTVLPLRLNRRVLQKAPLALQRRVMRQVLQQILTDAPSFEHIEKLTALIIAPNRSQTDPFPGGAIAQVEGDWICLK, from the coding sequence ATGGTATGGACTCCCCTACATGCAAAAATTCATCGCACCATCCGATCGCGCCACTTATTTGAGCGCAATCAACGGCTATTAATTGCTGTTTCCGGCGGACAAGATTCTCTATGTTTAATAAAATTACTTTTAGATTTACAATCCAAATGGGGATGGTATTTAGGTATTGCTCACTGCGATCATCGCTGGCGTTCTGACTCCGAAGCTAATGCTAACCACGTCGAAAATTTAGCTAAAACTTGGGGTATATCCTTTTATTTAGAAACAGCGAACAAACCGATAAATAGTGAAGCTGCTGCACGCGATTGGCGCTATCAAGTTTTAAGTGCGATCGCTCAAGCAAACAATTATCAATATATAGTGACAGGACACACGAAGAGCGATCGCGCCGAAACTCTCCTCTACAATTTAATTCGCGGTACTGGTGCTGATGGTTTACAAGCCCTAACTTGGCAACGCCCTCTAACTACAGGCATTGTGTTAGTGCGTCCACTTTTAGAAATTACTCGAATACAAACAGAGCAATTTTGTCAAGAATTTAAATTACCAATTTGGGAAGATTCCACCAATCAAAATTTGCAATATGCCCGCAACCGTATTCGCCAAGAATTAATACCATATTTGCGAGATAATTTCAACCCCCAAGTAGAATCAGCCTTAGCCCAAACAGCAGAACTTTTACAAGCGGAAGTGGAATATTTGGAAAAAGCTGCCCAGGAGTTGCGGGATGGGGCATTGGGCGTGAGACATGAAGAAGATTCCCTTACTGTTCTTCCCTTACGGTTAAATCGTCGGGTATTACAAAAAGCACCACTGGCGTTGCAACGTCGGGTGATGCGTCAGGTATTGCAGCAAATACTGACTGATGCACCCAGTTTTGAACACATCGAAAAATTAACGGCTTTAATTATAGCGCCCAACCGATCGCAAACCGATCCATTTCCTGGCGGTGCGATCGCTCAAGTAGAAGGCGACTGGATCTGTTTGAAATAG
- a CDS encoding type II toxin-antitoxin system HigB family toxin, producing MHIISFRILREYAENHTDCQEALSNWYKVATKAKWSNLVEVQQIFIKAEAVGNFTVFNIKGNKYRLIVSIDYEGQLIYIKYILTHAEYDKENWKDDPYF from the coding sequence ATGCACATTATTAGTTTTAGAATCTTAAGAGAATATGCAGAAAACCATACAGATTGTCAGGAAGCATTAAGTAATTGGTATAAGGTTGCTACTAAAGCGAAATGGTCGAATTTAGTTGAAGTACAGCAAATTTTTATTAAAGCTGAAGCTGTTGGTAACTTTACAGTATTCAATATTAAAGGAAATAAATATCGCTTGATTGTTAGTATAGATTATGAAGGGCAGTTAATTTATATTAAATATATCCTCACCCATGCGGAATATGATAAGGAAAATTGGAAAGATGACCCTTACTTTTAA
- a CDS encoding response regulator, whose translation MQGNLNEIDICSILQLIELGQRTGQLWVEAYSSHHNNKLGGDGANIYRPKQQSWFVFFLNGQIIYCQEGESSLSRISDYLRHYRVEMRLTDKQIATLPPTDAPEYAYLWSLLERNIINPKIAGSIIYGLVHETLFDLLSLRQGNFIFHQGAALAPQLNTYEIAPLVTKITKQLQQWKQLYPHIQSPEQLPVLSDKVQLQSSLPEATVNKLQHWADGKTSLRQLARHLNRDILTVAKAIYPYVQQSWLQLVYSETNYPSTHTDSWELKEKPMGRIVCIDDAIAIGETINSILQPQGYEAIALTNPLEALSLVFQLKPDLILCDIAMSELEGYEVCAMLRHSTAFRLTPIIMLTGKDGFMDRVKARMVGATDYLTKPFTDTELLMLIEKYINNQ comes from the coding sequence ATGCAGGGAAATTTAAATGAAATTGATATTTGCAGTATCCTGCAATTGATTGAATTGGGACAGCGAACTGGGCAACTATGGGTAGAAGCTTATAGCTCTCACCATAACAACAAACTGGGTGGAGATGGAGCAAATATTTATCGCCCTAAACAACAGTCTTGGTTCGTTTTTTTCCTTAATGGTCAAATTATCTATTGCCAAGAAGGCGAGAGTAGTTTATCCAGAATTAGCGATTATTTACGTCATTATCGAGTTGAAATGCGACTCACCGACAAACAAATTGCTACCCTACCACCAACCGACGCGCCAGAGTATGCCTATCTTTGGTCACTTTTGGAACGGAATATCATTAACCCAAAGATAGCTGGTAGTATCATTTACGGTTTGGTGCATGAAACCCTCTTTGACCTGCTGAGTTTACGCCAAGGTAACTTCATTTTCCATCAGGGTGCAGCACTTGCCCCGCAATTAAACACTTATGAGATTGCTCCATTGGTGACAAAAATCACCAAGCAGCTGCAACAGTGGAAGCAACTCTATCCACACATTCAGTCTCCAGAACAATTGCCAGTGCTATCTGACAAAGTTCAGCTACAATCTTCTTTACCAGAAGCAACCGTGAATAAGCTACAACATTGGGCTGATGGTAAAACATCCTTGCGACAACTAGCTCGCCATCTCAACCGAGACATTTTGACAGTTGCTAAGGCAATATATCCTTATGTGCAACAAAGTTGGCTACAACTAGTATATTCCGAGACTAATTACCCAAGTACACACACGGATAGCTGGGAATTGAAAGAAAAACCAATGGGGCGGATAGTATGTATTGACGATGCGATCGCCATCGGTGAGACTATAAATTCCATCCTACAACCACAAGGTTATGAAGCGATCGCTCTCACCAATCCCTTAGAAGCACTGAGTCTGGTTTTTCAACTCAAACCAGATTTAATTCTATGCGACATTGCTATGTCGGAATTGGAAGGATACGAGGTTTGTGCCATGCTGCGACATTCAACAGCATTTCGGCTCACACCGATTATCATGCTGACTGGGAAAGATGGGTTTATGGATAGAGTCAAAGCTAGGATGGTCGGGGCAACAGATTATTTAACAAAACCGTTTACAGACACAGAGTTACTGATGCTCATAGAAAAATATATCAACAACCAATGA
- a CDS encoding response regulator — MSTVLIVEDSIAQREMITDLLKATGLTVTHASDGLEALEAIQIAPPDLVVLDIVMPRMNGYEVCRRLKSDPKTQNVPVVMCSSKGEEFDRYWGMKQGADAYIAKPFQPTELVGTVKQLLRG; from the coding sequence ATGAGCACAGTTCTGATTGTGGAAGACAGTATAGCGCAAAGGGAGATGATTACAGACCTCCTGAAAGCAACTGGCCTAACAGTTACCCATGCTAGTGATGGATTAGAAGCATTAGAGGCAATTCAAATAGCACCTCCAGATTTAGTGGTATTAGATATTGTCATGCCCCGAATGAACGGCTACGAAGTTTGTCGGCGGTTAAAATCCGATCCAAAAACCCAAAATGTCCCAGTGGTTATGTGTTCTTCCAAAGGCGAAGAATTCGATCGCTATTGGGGCATGAAGCAGGGTGCAGATGCTTACATAGCCAAACCGTTTCAACCAACCGAGTTGGTAGGTACAGTCAAACAACTGCTGCGAGGATAA
- a CDS encoding chemotaxis protein CheW, protein MVSKPDFLSGGGQDHFRPELQVESPEGELHLRFYIPSHQEFALQATGIREVIELSPDRITPIPNASPLLLGTLNLRGRVIWVADLGQFLGEAGALNTDRAEISVIAIEEQDTIVGLAVEEIGGMDWLDVQNLMPPTSVPDTMAPFLRGEWSLGAKSNQCLRLLDQMAIVRSARWAG, encoded by the coding sequence ATGGTCAGCAAACCGGACTTTTTAAGTGGCGGCGGTCAAGACCACTTTCGACCAGAATTACAAGTAGAAAGTCCTGAAGGTGAGTTACATTTGAGGTTTTACATTCCCTCGCATCAGGAGTTTGCACTACAAGCAACTGGCATCCGAGAGGTAATTGAACTAAGTCCTGATAGAATCACCCCGATTCCTAATGCTTCTCCTTTACTTTTGGGTACTCTAAATTTACGAGGTCGAGTTATTTGGGTGGCTGACTTGGGTCAATTTCTGGGGGAAGCAGGTGCATTAAACACGGATAGAGCTGAAATTTCGGTGATTGCCATTGAAGAGCAAGACACAATAGTGGGTTTAGCAGTAGAGGAAATCGGTGGTATGGATTGGCTGGATGTCCAGAATCTCATGCCACCAACTAGTGTTCCTGATACGATGGCTCCCTTTTTACGTGGAGAGTGGTCATTAGGTGCTAAAAGCAATCAGTGTCTACGACTGCTCGATCAAATGGCAATTGTACGAAGTGCTAGGTGGGCAGGATGA
- a CDS encoding methyl-accepting chemotaxis protein: MAASIDNYEPTYQQAMTAYVQRNYEVAATLVDQVVQNLPDDPNTHLLRGHIYYVLQHYDVAKEEYQQVLGLTNDREIIGFAKNGIDNINQYLESFSGQIDPLESQEEINSSEISDPLAYRESELEDLSANQEFDSDNLDLNFFGEHQESMNGVEDTSSKSPFDLPTEDSIGTEKISDSSIAFGDDPFAMNEESQEQESNKNWEENTELELPAFWQESISEDISEESLANSQFSDNGINSPYGDSTIDNNNSSYSNSQTGNNENNFSDLLSEPKSPDQAMGNLEYKKSSFGDETLLIVSEELRNDSPTTNNLENGSQNNLSETESHSWLTPKQVELESAFQPNLPDSKSSFNSNLPQKEKQFKSGEFIGKNSFDDDENFDMEAFESAFGSESLNSYEDSSNILNGENSKSNIEFLDDFEEFDDLGNIPGFDLIEGDSNFGNVAMHSAPSETSDTGRPHVAEAFASNSADREEELFSMTGSHEAVPVFSQTDISKLEPNVSIEQGWLAPLENASIERKQWLIAGSVGIVSALVVATVSFVATTFSPPQQRESVRNTGWAMSLAAGIAGFATAGFMGNLALKQIRRTTDDLQAQFEAVRQGNLNAQATVYSEDELGHLSTGFNEMARVIFTTTSEAQRKADEQEEAKENLQRQVIRLLDDVEGAARGDLTVQAEVTADVLGAVADAFNLTIQNLRDIVQQVKVAAKDVTKGATNSETFARALSSDALRQAEELAVTLNSVQVMTDSIQRVAEAAREAETVARDASTIALKGGEAVENTVAGILEIRETVAETTRKVKRLAESSQEISKIVALISQIASRTNLLALNASIEAARAGEAGRGFAIVADEVRQLADKSAKSLKEIEQIVMQIQSETGSVMTAMEEGTQQVIKGTKLAEDAKRSLENIIQVANRIDILVRSITSDTVEQTETSRAVAHVMQSVELTAQETSQEAQRVSGALQHLVGVSRDLIASVERFRVETMETR; encoded by the coding sequence ATGGCAGCAAGTATTGATAATTACGAGCCAACATATCAACAGGCGATGACCGCCTATGTTCAAAGAAATTATGAGGTTGCGGCCACTTTAGTTGACCAAGTGGTGCAAAATTTACCAGATGACCCTAATACTCATTTGTTGAGGGGTCACATCTACTATGTTTTACAGCACTATGATGTAGCAAAAGAAGAATATCAACAGGTGTTAGGCTTGACTAACGATCGAGAAATTATTGGTTTTGCCAAGAATGGAATTGACAATATCAATCAATATTTAGAGTCATTTAGTGGGCAGATCGATCCATTAGAAAGTCAAGAGGAAATAAACTCTTCAGAGATATCCGATCCACTGGCATATAGGGAATCAGAATTAGAAGATTTAAGCGCTAATCAGGAGTTTGACAGCGACAACCTTGATTTGAACTTTTTTGGAGAGCATCAAGAAAGTATGAATGGCGTTGAAGATACATCTTCAAAAAGTCCATTCGATCTGCCCACAGAAGATAGTATTGGAACAGAAAAAATCTCAGATTCTTCTATAGCTTTTGGTGATGACCCTTTTGCCATGAATGAAGAGTCACAAGAACAAGAGTCAAATAAAAACTGGGAGGAGAACACAGAATTAGAGTTGCCTGCTTTTTGGCAGGAAAGTATCTCAGAAGATATTTCCGAAGAATCATTAGCAAATAGTCAATTCTCAGATAATGGGATAAATTCTCCTTACGGAGATTCAACTATTGACAATAATAACTCTTCATACTCTAACTCACAAACTGGTAATAACGAGAATAATTTCTCTGATTTGTTGAGTGAGCCAAAGTCTCCAGATCAGGCTATGGGAAATTTAGAATATAAAAAATCTAGTTTTGGAGACGAAACTTTACTGATTGTTTCAGAAGAACTAAGAAATGATTCGCCAACAACAAATAACTTGGAAAACGGCAGCCAAAATAACTTGTCTGAAACCGAATCCCATAGTTGGTTAACACCAAAACAAGTAGAATTGGAATCAGCATTTCAGCCGAATTTACCTGATAGTAAATCATCTTTTAATAGTAATTTGCCTCAAAAGGAAAAGCAGTTTAAATCAGGTGAATTCATCGGAAAAAATAGCTTCGATGACGATGAAAATTTTGATATGGAAGCATTTGAGTCTGCCTTTGGCTCAGAGAGTTTAAACTCTTATGAAGACTCAAGTAATATACTAAATGGAGAAAATTCTAAGAGCAATATCGAGTTTTTAGATGACTTTGAGGAATTTGATGATTTAGGCAATATTCCAGGGTTTGACCTGATCGAAGGAGATTCTAACTTCGGTAATGTCGCAATGCATTCTGCTCCATCAGAAACTAGTGATACTGGACGCCCGCACGTAGCAGAGGCTTTTGCAAGTAATTCAGCCGATCGCGAAGAGGAACTGTTCTCAATGACTGGTTCCCATGAAGCCGTTCCAGTCTTTAGCCAAACAGATATCTCAAAACTAGAACCCAACGTCAGCATCGAGCAAGGATGGTTAGCACCATTAGAAAATGCCTCCATCGAACGAAAACAATGGCTAATTGCTGGAAGTGTGGGCATTGTTTCAGCGCTAGTTGTAGCCACAGTTAGTTTTGTCGCGACCACATTTTCGCCACCCCAACAACGAGAATCAGTAAGAAACACAGGTTGGGCAATGTCACTAGCCGCTGGGATTGCAGGTTTTGCTACCGCAGGTTTCATGGGGAATCTGGCGCTGAAACAAATTCGGCGCACAACTGATGACCTCCAAGCTCAGTTTGAGGCTGTACGTCAAGGAAATCTGAATGCTCAAGCTACAGTATATTCCGAAGATGAATTGGGGCATTTATCCACTGGCTTTAATGAAATGGCGCGGGTAATTTTCACAACCACAAGTGAAGCCCAACGCAAAGCCGATGAACAAGAGGAAGCCAAAGAAAACCTGCAACGTCAGGTGATCCGCCTCTTGGATGATGTGGAAGGAGCTGCTAGAGGCGATTTAACAGTCCAAGCGGAAGTGACAGCTGACGTACTGGGAGCTGTAGCTGACGCCTTTAACCTGACAATTCAAAACTTGCGGGATATCGTTCAACAGGTAAAAGTGGCGGCGAAAGATGTAACAAAAGGTGCAACCAACTCTGAAACCTTTGCGAGAGCTTTATCTAGTGATGCTTTGCGGCAAGCAGAAGAGTTGGCAGTAACGTTGAATTCTGTACAGGTGATGACCGACTCGATTCAGCGGGTAGCAGAGGCGGCGCGGGAAGCTGAAACCGTTGCTCGTGATGCTAGTACGATCGCTCTCAAAGGTGGCGAAGCAGTAGAAAATACCGTAGCAGGGATTTTAGAAATTCGAGAAACCGTTGCTGAAACCACTCGCAAAGTGAAGCGGTTGGCGGAATCTTCGCAAGAAATTTCTAAAATTGTGGCGTTGATTTCTCAGATTGCTTCGAGAACAAACTTGTTAGCACTCAATGCTAGTATTGAGGCGGCAAGAGCCGGAGAAGCCGGACGCGGGTTTGCGATCGTAGCAGATGAAGTGCGCCAGCTAGCAGATAAATCTGCTAAATCCCTGAAGGAAATTGAACAAATTGTGATGCAAATCCAAAGCGAAACAGGTTCTGTAATGACCGCGATGGAAGAGGGCACACAACAAGTAATTAAAGGGACAAAATTGGCAGAAGATGCCAAGCGATCGCTCGAAAACATTATTCAAGTGGCGAATCGCATCGATATTCTTGTGCGCTCCATTACCAGCGATACTGTGGAACAAACGGAAACCTCACGCGCCGTTGCTCATGTAATGCAATCAGTAGAACTGACCGCCCAAGAAACTTCCCAAGAAGCACAGCGAGTTTCAGGTGCCCTACAACACTTAGTAGGTGTATCCCGTGACTTGATCGCCTCCGTTGAACGTTTCCGAGTGGAAACTATGGAAACCAGGTAA